One region of Streptomyces sp. CG4 genomic DNA includes:
- a CDS encoding BNR repeat-containing protein, whose amino-acid sequence MTAAGSGPADPGITWLGRTLLDARALYFVSYDGLVNNNSFQKNGLFTHRGLQYAAWYSADRGATVARRTAGAAHWSTVTLEHRLKSDDSHNVISMGVSRADGRLHVVMDAHSDGFFYVKSVAGLLDTEPPWTAACFGPVRTTLDGLTLTPRFTYPQFLATPEGGLQLSYRAGVSGDGRNALAEYDGSRWTALGEWSGSTGTYTSAHGSSTARNMYLHGIDYDARGRLHAFFTWREQSASVACSAGGLTNHDTGYVHSADRGRTWRNDAGAVVGSTGGPNLVAVTGPGLVVDPLGPDHALMNQESQAVDSAGRPHAIISYVPGRFGPCTTDYVADRIAHGRAFHLRKNAAGSWQKTEIPVPLRSSQRTGLVLDRYDNAYAVLPFGRIAAASRASGHTDWNLLYDGAGLNAFGEVVIDETRVRADGVLSFMYQEKSTGTRPSPLYVADFALPP is encoded by the coding sequence ATGACCGCCGCCGGAAGCGGGCCCGCGGACCCGGGCATCACCTGGCTCGGCCGTACCCTCCTCGATGCCCGGGCCCTGTACTTCGTGTCGTACGACGGTCTCGTCAACAACAACTCGTTCCAGAAGAACGGCCTGTTCACCCACCGGGGCCTGCAGTACGCCGCCTGGTACTCCGCCGACCGCGGCGCGACCGTCGCCCGCCGCACCGCGGGCGCTGCGCACTGGTCGACGGTGACCCTCGAACACCGGCTCAAGAGCGACGACTCCCACAATGTGATCTCGATGGGTGTCTCGCGGGCCGACGGCCGGTTGCATGTCGTCATGGACGCGCACAGCGACGGCTTCTTCTACGTGAAGTCCGTCGCCGGACTCCTCGACACCGAACCGCCGTGGACCGCGGCCTGTTTCGGGCCCGTCCGCACCACGCTCGACGGACTCACGCTCACCCCGCGGTTCACGTATCCGCAGTTCCTCGCCACCCCCGAGGGCGGACTGCAGCTCAGTTACCGCGCGGGCGTCTCCGGCGACGGCCGCAACGCCCTTGCGGAGTACGACGGTTCGCGGTGGACGGCGCTGGGGGAGTGGAGCGGCTCGACGGGCACGTACACCAGCGCGCACGGGTCCAGCACCGCCCGGAACATGTATCTGCACGGCATCGACTACGACGCCCGGGGCCGGCTGCACGCCTTCTTCACCTGGCGCGAGCAGAGCGCCTCCGTGGCGTGCAGCGCCGGCGGTCTGACCAATCACGACACCGGATACGTCCACTCCGCCGACCGCGGGCGGACCTGGCGCAACGACGCGGGCGCGGTCGTGGGCAGCACCGGCGGCCCGAACCTGGTCGCCGTGACCGGCCCGGGGCTGGTGGTGGACCCGCTCGGGCCCGACCACGCCCTGATGAACCAGGAGAGCCAGGCCGTCGACTCGGCCGGCCGACCGCACGCGATCATCAGCTACGTACCCGGCCGCTTCGGCCCGTGCACCACGGACTACGTCGCCGACCGCATCGCCCACGGACGCGCCTTCCACCTCCGCAAGAACGCCGCCGGTAGCTGGCAGAAGACCGAGATCCCCGTCCCGCTCCGCTCCAGCCAGCGCACCGGACTCGTCCTGGACCGGTACGACAACGCCTACGCCGTCCTTCCGTTCGGCCGTATCGCCGCCGCCTCCCGGGCCTCCGGACACACCGACTGGAACCTGCTGTACGACGGCGCCGGCCTGAACGCCTTCGGTGAGGTGGTGATCGACGAGACGCGGGTCCGGGCGGACGGCGTGCTGTCCTTCATGTACCAGGAGAAGTCGACCGGTACGAGGCCCTCGCCCCTGTACGTGGCCGACTTCGCCCTGCCCCCGTGA
- a CDS encoding (Fe-S)-binding protein, producing the protein MRVALFLTCVNDTLYPDTGRAVVKLLTRLGVDIDFPMGQSCCGQAHYNTGYRHEAEPLARHFSDVFGGYDAIVTPSGSCGAMVRELYPRLGERARAEGRGDSLARALAPVVPKTYELTEFLVDVLGVTDVGASYPHRVTYHPTCHGLRSLGLGDRPRRLLQAVKGLELVELPGAEECCGFGGTFAVKNAEVSAAMGADKVRSAESTGAQVLCAADNSCLMHIGGTMSRLRTAMRPVHIAEILASTEEEPAV; encoded by the coding sequence ATGCGTGTCGCCCTGTTCCTGACCTGTGTCAACGACACGCTCTATCCGGACACCGGCCGTGCTGTGGTGAAACTGCTGACCAGACTGGGTGTCGACATCGACTTCCCGATGGGCCAGAGCTGCTGCGGGCAGGCACACTACAACACCGGATACCGGCATGAAGCGGAGCCGCTGGCCCGGCACTTCTCCGATGTCTTCGGCGGCTACGACGCGATCGTGACCCCGTCCGGGTCGTGCGGGGCTATGGTGCGGGAGCTGTATCCACGGCTGGGTGAGCGGGCGCGTGCCGAGGGACGCGGGGACTCGCTGGCGCGGGCGCTGGCGCCGGTGGTACCGAAGACGTACGAGCTGACGGAGTTCCTGGTGGACGTGCTCGGGGTGACGGACGTCGGCGCCTCCTACCCGCACAGGGTCACCTACCATCCGACCTGTCACGGCCTGCGCTCCCTCGGTCTGGGCGACCGGCCGCGCCGGCTTCTGCAGGCGGTCAAGGGGCTGGAGCTGGTCGAGTTGCCGGGTGCCGAGGAGTGCTGTGGGTTCGGGGGCACGTTCGCGGTCAAGAACGCGGAGGTGTCGGCGGCGATGGGCGCGGACAAGGTGCGCAGCGCCGAGTCGACGGGCGCTCAGGTGCTGTGCGCGGCCGACAACTCGTGCCTGATGCACATCGGCGGCACGATGAGCCGGCTGCGCACCGCCATGCGGCCGGTGCACATCGCGGAGATCCTGGCGAGCACGGAGGAGGAACCTGCCGTATGA